From a region of the Epinephelus fuscoguttatus linkage group LG21, E.fuscoguttatus.final_Chr_v1 genome:
- the LOC125882208 gene encoding LOW QUALITY PROTEIN: proteasome maturation protein (The sequence of the model RefSeq protein was modified relative to this genomic sequence to represent the inferred CDS: inserted 1 base in 1 codon) → MKTRLNRIFNXKGKESGRNGIIMNTRGLRSQLKDSVPVAGLCPQGAYGVQDTLRSGFTSVKNELIPSHPLELSEKNFTLNQDKMNFSTLRNIQGLHAPLKLQMEYRAARQIQRLPFLPSSNLALDTLRGSDDSIGFEDILCDPAQSEMMGEPHLMVEYKLGLL, encoded by the exons ATGAAAACCCGACTCAACCGGATATTCA TGAAGGGAAAAGAAAGTGGAAGAAACGGCATCATAATG aaTACTCGAGGACTCCGCTCTCAGCTGAAAGACAGCGTGCCTGTGGCAGGATTATGTCCGCAGGGAGCTTATGGTGTGCAGGACACTCTGCGGAGCGG CTTCACCAGCGTAAAGAATGAGCTCATTCCAAGCCACCCGCTGGAGCTGTCAGAGAAAAAT TTCACGCTGAACCAGGACAAGATGAACTTCTCTACTCTCAGAAACATCCAGGGTCTTCATGCTCCACTCAAACTTCAGATGGAGTACAGAGCAGCCAGACAg ATCCAGCGTCTGCCCTTCTTACCGAGTTCAAACCTGGCTCTGGATACACTGCGAGGCAGCGATGACTCCATCGGCTTCGAGGACATCCTCTGTG ATCCAGCTCAGAGTGAGATGATGGGCGAGCCACACCTGATGGTGGAATACAAACTGGGTCTATTGTGA
- the LOC125882209 gene encoding cytidine deaminase-like — MANLKTGDAADWIKSLIQESHKAKEFSYCPYSQLRVGSALLTEDGRIFSGCNVENACFYLGLCAERTAINKAVSEGYKKFKAIAVSSDLEDRVIPPCGACRQVIREFGDIPVFMTKVDGSYTKMSLEELLPLSWGAEYLKK, encoded by the exons atggCAAACCTGAAGACTGGAGACGCAGCCGACTGGATCAAATCTCTGATTCAAGAGTCCCATAAGGCCAAAGAGTTCTCCTACTGTCCTTACAGCCAGCTCCGAGTGGGATCAGCCCTGCTCACAGAGGATGGAAGAATCTTCTCAG GTTGCAATGTTGAGAACGCGTGCTTCTACCTGGGTCTGTGTGCAGAGAGGACGGCCATAAACAAGGCCGTCTCTGAAGGATACAAGAAATTCAAGGCCATTGCTGTGTCTAG TGACCTGGAGGACCGGGTGATTCCTCCTTGTGGCGCCTGCCGACAGGTCATAAGAGAG TTTGGTGATATACCAGTCTTCATGACCAAGGTGGACGGATCCTACACCAAGATGTCACTGGAGGAGCTGCTTCCTCTGTCATGGGGCGCTGAGTACCTGAAGAAGTAG
- the lg21h11orf65 gene encoding protein MFI isoform X3 — protein sequence MSLQEEGPQEPHQETLQQISARIIQKAWRRYVYREVFKYFKELISRCNQGDPHTILKTVNPREAELLDAAAGVFIRFRLGGITFPPNIYYKIFTYRPVMDVCASSPKDYTQPGLKRPVARQANNSWPLVQEDRSGWYQRMENNSWRLFCCKGLPMGEPIEISANTKMDFHYSRLQRQQDVDKWRKKRKIEWLKHMYNQGRVQTHPVHGHMATLVGNSAQEVMDITENMGEDEILEWELDELLAWTNTLSFEEYMREWRGLACSCSSEPSKG from the exons ATGAG CTTACAGGAGGAGGGTCCCCAGGAGCCCCACCAGGAGACACTGCAGCAGATATCAGCCAGAATAATTCAGAAGGCCTGGAGAAGATATGTg TACAGGGAGGTCTTCAAGTATTTCAAAGAGCTTATCAGCCGTTGCAACCAGGGGGATCCACACACAATCCTCAAAACTGTCAATCCTCGAGAG GCAGAGTTACTGGATGCTGCTGCTGGCGTGTTCATCCGATTTCGACTTGGAGGG ATTACCTTTCCTCCCAACATCTATTATAAGATCTTCACCTATCGACCCGTCATGGACGTGTGTGCCAGCAGCCCAAAGGACTACACCCAGCCTGGCCTTAAGAGGCCTGTGGCTCGGCAGGCCAACAACAGCTGGCCTCTTGTGCAGGAGGACCGATCAGGATGGTACCAGCGCATGGAGAACAACAGCTGGAGGCTCTTCTGTTGCAAG GGGCTTCCCATGGGTGAGCCCATTGAGATCAGTGCCAACACAAAAATGGACTTTCACTATTCCAGGTTGCAGCGGCAGCAGGATGTAGACAAGTGGCGGAAGAAGAGGAAAATTGAATGGCTGAAGCATAT GTATAACCAGGGTCGTGTGCAGACTCATCCCGTGCATGGACACATGGCGACATTGGTGGGGAATTCAGCTCAGGAAGTGATGGACATCACTGAAAATATGGGAGAGGATGAGATACTAGAATGGGAGCTGGATGAGCTGCTGGCTTGGACCAACACTCTCAGCTTTGAGGA GTACATGCGTGAGTGGAGAGGTTTGgcctgcagctgctcctctgagcCAAGCAAAG GTTAG
- the lg21h11orf65 gene encoding protein MFI isoform X2 has product MSLQEEGPQEPHQETLQQISARIIQKAWRRYVYREVFKYFKELISRCNQGDPHTILKTVNPREAELLDAAAGVFIRFRLGGIFTYRPVMDVCASSPKDYTQPGLKRPVARQANNSWPLVQEDRSGWYQRMENNSWRLFCCKGLPMGEPIEISANTKMDFHYSRLQRQQDVDKWRKKRKIEWLKHMYNQGRVQTHPVHGHMATLVGNSAQEVMDITENMGEDEILEWELDELLAWTNTLSFEEYMREWRGLACSCSSEPSKDVPSCPPQVRST; this is encoded by the exons ATGAG CTTACAGGAGGAGGGTCCCCAGGAGCCCCACCAGGAGACACTGCAGCAGATATCAGCCAGAATAATTCAGAAGGCCTGGAGAAGATATGTg TACAGGGAGGTCTTCAAGTATTTCAAAGAGCTTATCAGCCGTTGCAACCAGGGGGATCCACACACAATCCTCAAAACTGTCAATCCTCGAGAG GCAGAGTTACTGGATGCTGCTGCTGGCGTGTTCATCCGATTTCGACTTGGAGGG ATCTTCACCTATCGACCCGTCATGGACGTGTGTGCCAGCAGCCCAAAGGACTACACCCAGCCTGGCCTTAAGAGGCCTGTGGCTCGGCAGGCCAACAACAGCTGGCCTCTTGTGCAGGAGGACCGATCAGGATGGTACCAGCGCATGGAGAACAACAGCTGGAGGCTCTTCTGTTGCAAG GGGCTTCCCATGGGTGAGCCCATTGAGATCAGTGCCAACACAAAAATGGACTTTCACTATTCCAGGTTGCAGCGGCAGCAGGATGTAGACAAGTGGCGGAAGAAGAGGAAAATTGAATGGCTGAAGCATAT GTATAACCAGGGTCGTGTGCAGACTCATCCCGTGCATGGACACATGGCGACATTGGTGGGGAATTCAGCTCAGGAAGTGATGGACATCACTGAAAATATGGGAGAGGATGAGATACTAGAATGGGAGCTGGATGAGCTGCTGGCTTGGACCAACACTCTCAGCTTTGAGGA GTACATGCGTGAGTGGAGAGGTTTGgcctgcagctgctcctctgagcCAAGCAAAG ATGTTCCTTCATGTCCCCCCCAGGTTAGATCCACATGA
- the lg21h11orf65 gene encoding protein MFI isoform X4 encodes MCTGRSSSISKSLSAVATRGIHTQSSKLSILERQSYWMLLLACSSDFDLEGLPFLPTSIIRSSPIDPSWTCVPAAQRTTPSLALRGLWLGRPTTAGLLCRRTDQDGTSAWRTTAGGSSVARLQRQQDVDKWRKKRKIEWLKHMYNQGRVQTHPVHGHMATLVGNSAQEVMDITENMGEDEILEWELDELLAWTNTLSFEEYMREWRGLACSCSSEPSKDVPSCPPQVRST; translated from the exons ATGTg TACAGGGAGGTCTTCAAGTATTTCAAAGAGCTTATCAGCCGTTGCAACCAGGGGGATCCACACACAATCCTCAAAACTGTCAATCCTCGAGAG GCAGAGTTACTGGATGCTGCTGCTGGCGTGTTCATCCGATTTCGACTTGGAGGG ATTACCTTTCCTCCCAACATCTATTATAAGATCTTCACCTATCGACCCGTCATGGACGTGTGTGCCAGCAGCCCAAAGGACTACACCCAGCCTGGCCTTAAGAGGCCTGTGGCTCGGCAGGCCAACAACAGCTGGCCTCTTGTGCAGGAGGACCGATCAGGATGGTACCAGCGCATGGAGAACAACAGCTGGAGGCTCTTCTGTTGCAAG GTTGCAGCGGCAGCAGGATGTAGACAAGTGGCGGAAGAAGAGGAAAATTGAATGGCTGAAGCATAT GTATAACCAGGGTCGTGTGCAGACTCATCCCGTGCATGGACACATGGCGACATTGGTGGGGAATTCAGCTCAGGAAGTGATGGACATCACTGAAAATATGGGAGAGGATGAGATACTAGAATGGGAGCTGGATGAGCTGCTGGCTTGGACCAACACTCTCAGCTTTGAGGA GTACATGCGTGAGTGGAGAGGTTTGgcctgcagctgctcctctgagcCAAGCAAAG ATGTTCCTTCATGTCCCCCCCAGGTTAGATCCACATGA
- the lg21h11orf65 gene encoding protein MFI isoform X1 has protein sequence MSLQEEGPQEPHQETLQQISARIIQKAWRRYVYREVFKYFKELISRCNQGDPHTILKTVNPREAELLDAAAGVFIRFRLGGITFPPNIYYKIFTYRPVMDVCASSPKDYTQPGLKRPVARQANNSWPLVQEDRSGWYQRMENNSWRLFCCKGLPMGEPIEISANTKMDFHYSRLQRQQDVDKWRKKRKIEWLKHMYNQGRVQTHPVHGHMATLVGNSAQEVMDITENMGEDEILEWELDELLAWTNTLSFEEYMREWRGLACSCSSEPSKDVPSCPPQVRST, from the exons ATGAG CTTACAGGAGGAGGGTCCCCAGGAGCCCCACCAGGAGACACTGCAGCAGATATCAGCCAGAATAATTCAGAAGGCCTGGAGAAGATATGTg TACAGGGAGGTCTTCAAGTATTTCAAAGAGCTTATCAGCCGTTGCAACCAGGGGGATCCACACACAATCCTCAAAACTGTCAATCCTCGAGAG GCAGAGTTACTGGATGCTGCTGCTGGCGTGTTCATCCGATTTCGACTTGGAGGG ATTACCTTTCCTCCCAACATCTATTATAAGATCTTCACCTATCGACCCGTCATGGACGTGTGTGCCAGCAGCCCAAAGGACTACACCCAGCCTGGCCTTAAGAGGCCTGTGGCTCGGCAGGCCAACAACAGCTGGCCTCTTGTGCAGGAGGACCGATCAGGATGGTACCAGCGCATGGAGAACAACAGCTGGAGGCTCTTCTGTTGCAAG GGGCTTCCCATGGGTGAGCCCATTGAGATCAGTGCCAACACAAAAATGGACTTTCACTATTCCAGGTTGCAGCGGCAGCAGGATGTAGACAAGTGGCGGAAGAAGAGGAAAATTGAATGGCTGAAGCATAT GTATAACCAGGGTCGTGTGCAGACTCATCCCGTGCATGGACACATGGCGACATTGGTGGGGAATTCAGCTCAGGAAGTGATGGACATCACTGAAAATATGGGAGAGGATGAGATACTAGAATGGGAGCTGGATGAGCTGCTGGCTTGGACCAACACTCTCAGCTTTGAGGA GTACATGCGTGAGTGGAGAGGTTTGgcctgcagctgctcctctgagcCAAGCAAAG ATGTTCCTTCATGTCCCCCCCAGGTTAGATCCACATGA